A genomic stretch from Theobroma cacao cultivar B97-61/B2 chromosome 4, Criollo_cocoa_genome_V2, whole genome shotgun sequence includes:
- the LOC18603536 gene encoding protein GAMETE EXPRESSED 2 yields MAAEFHCIFILFLALFLTYSADEATVPKFAFSWLDDKDTFRAGDTATIKIKVLGNFDSKGNASLDRSAFKPALTVNGKTGNSSYVSGVLLDTAGDPSTWQIVFTPILAGLFNLIIDDDPFKVMDSSLHFTVEPGSMYPSASVASWLGFLNEFEAGSKAPLLILPKDAFGNNVSSTDKELNSYNISMTALHENGSIATMVNITNMGWNEFGYIIVEFMAVKAGNFLLHMEGASQILNGSPLPFKVNPGPLDVSNCVAKWKFEFNAWQIFSKMEILIYQQDQYGNLVPGLTEFDADVIEKETNLSVPVGDLQFEEVEPGIQLFSFGMSEPGNFLLTISDMKHNKSISNMPYAYTVFVGYCDGFKSFVNGTGLNSSVAGEMAEFSVYLSDAFQYPSPVEVERLQVEIKREIDACSVLPTIYPTQFSNGELLEDAVTETEFAPAPSVGLNNTPPESLKVQASAFNVMYTPEKSGIYKIHILCGNIILNGGIPFTKEVKAGEVNISLSGVLRFSPKAPKLVRNEIVVQLRDSFANPVLSEQSKLSLELVSVNKTGFSSWMFVDNNDGSYTGHYLAMEVGTYEMCVSFDREHFSPCPFEINVYGSEYFPKAYDDTISLWEDESISFDVLGNDYFAGGNASIVKFSKPGHGSLLQYGRLFRYTPYKDYYGNDSFLYTISDINGELATAAVNISVLTIPPQLISFPSQLQAMEDVISPRFGGYYGFEMKYSDPMENISVILSAKSGKVFLSPMPMQFWQPIWSELSVSKGDEEGKNLTIKGRLEAINFALQSIQYLGNENFSGADTLRVSARNRNGVNDLDVPVLVEPINDPPYVNVPEFIILKSTRDESLLFNKETDKFQFSIGDPDLLNFPGGESGFLLTFSVEVSDGFLLATLPAALIDSTELKLKSTYQWQPLQTYVTISKHFKVKAIGIRFRASLNDCNTVMEQLAYHGGEHGAAITVKISDLGHYGCYLDCAERVSKPLCAEATVNLIRGRPMSSLLVRTLGSAIFIEFLSLLSLGSVFLFFTCKCAILLVNEKRRQNPRNSEPSRVQSSQQETLSANSTEDAIHFTGCCCSSALPTKLPLST; encoded by the exons ATGGCGGCCGAATTTCACtgcattttcattttattcctCGCATTGTTCTTAACTTATAGTGCAG ATGAGGCAACAGTGCCAAAGTTTGCATTCAGTTGGTTGGATGACAAGGACACATTCCGAGCTGGAGATACTGCTACCATCAAAATCAAAGTTCTGGGAAACTTTGACAGCAAAGGAAATGCTTCGCTTGACAGAAGTGCTTTTAAGCCTGCACTGACGGTGAATGGGAAGACGGGGAATAGTTCTTACGTATCTGGTGTTCTTCTAGACACTGCTGGTGATCCTAGTACTTGGCAAATTGTCTTTACCCCAATTCTTGCCggattgtttaatttgatcatCGATGATGACCCTTTCAAAGTCATGGATTCATCTCTACATTTCACTGTTGAGCCAg GGTCAATGTACCCTTCTGCCAGTGTTGCTTCCTGGCTGGGCTTCCTGAATGAATTCGAAGCGGGTTCAAAGGCTCCACTGTTGATTCTTCCTAAAGATGCATTTGGAAATAACGTTTCTTCAACTGACAAAGAACTGAATTCTTATAACATTTCAATGACTGCTCTCCATGAAAATGGCTCCATTGCAACTATGGTAAATATCACTAACATGGGTTGGAACGAATTTGGTTATATCATTGTGGAGTTTATGGCAGTGAAAGCAGGAAACTTCTTGTTGCATATGGAAGGGGCAAGCCAAATCTTGAATGGTTCTCCACTACCATTCAAGGTAAATCcag GACCTCTAGATGTCTCTAATTGTGTGGCCAAATGGAAATTTGAATTCAATGCGTGGCAAATCTTTTCTAAGATGGAAATACTCATATACCAGCAAGATCAGTATGGAAACCTTGTTCCAGGCTTGACTGAATTTGATGCTGATGTTATAGAGAAAGAGACAAACCTGTCTGTACCTGTAGGAGATTTGCAATTTGAAGAAGTAGAGCCGGGGATTCAGCTGTTTTCTTTCGGCATGTCTGAACCAGGGAATTTCTTGCTCACGATTTCTGATATGAAGCACAATAAAAGCATTTCAAATATGCCATATGCTTATACTGTCTTTGTAG GTTATTGTGATGGATTCAAGAGTTTCGTCAATGGGACTGGTTTAAATAGTTCTGTTGCTGGGGAAATGGCAGAGTTTTCAGTTTATTTAAGTGATGCTTTCCAATATCCCTCCCCGGTGGAAGTAGAAAGACTTCAAGTAGAAATCAAAAGGGAAATTGATGCCTGTTCTGTGTTGCCTACCATATATCCTACACAGTTCAGCAATG GAGAATTACTTGAGGATGCTGTAACCGAAACTGAATTTGCTCCTGCTCCATCTGTTGGCCTGAATAACACT CCTCCTGAAAGCTTGAAAGTTCAGGCCAGTGCATTCAATGTCATGTATACTCCTGAAAAGAGTGGGATCTACAAAATTCATATACTCTGTGGAAATATTATCCTGAATGGTGGTATTCCATTCACAAAGGAAGTAAAAGCAG GTGAGGTTAATATATCACTCTCAGGAGTTCTGAGATTTTCTCCCAAGGCACCAAAGCTCGTTAGAAATGAAATAGTAGTACAGCTGAGGGATTCTTTTGCCAATCCTGTCCTCTCAGAACAGTCAAAGCTAAGTCTAGAGCTTGTTTCAGTTAACAAGACAGGTTTCTCAAGTTGGATGTTTGTGGATAACAATGATGGTTCATACACAGGTCACTATCTTGCCATGGAAGTGGGCACTTATGAGATGTGTGTATCATTTGACAGAGAGCATTTCTCACCCTGCCCTTTTGAGATCAACGTGTATGGAA GTGAATATTTTCCTAAAGCATATGATGATACAATATCTCTTTGGGAGGATGAGTCAATTTCTTTTGATGTGTTAGGAAATGACTACTTCGCTGGTGGCAATGCAAGCATTGTCAAATTCTCAAAA CCAGGTCATGGTTCACTTCTACAGTATGGAAGGCTCTTTAGATATACACCTTACAAAGATTACTATGGGAATGATTCCTTTCTGTATACTATATCTGACATAAATGGCGAACTCGCTACTGCTGCTGTCAACATTTCTGTACTCACTATCCCACCTCAgttaatttcttttccaagTCAATTGCAGGCAATGGAAGATGTGATAAGTCCCAGATTCGG TGGTTACTATggatttgaaatgaaatattcAGATCCAATGGAGAATATCTCTGTCATTCTCAGTGCCAAGTCTGGGAAAGTATTCCTGTCACCTATGCCGATGCAATTCTGGCAGCCAATATGGAGTGAACTTTCTGTAAGTAAGGGGGATGAGGAAGGAAAGAATTTGACCATAAAGGGACGCCTAGAAGCAATAAATTTTGCACTTCAGTCTATTCAATATCTTGG GAATGAGAATTTTTCGGGTGCGGACACCCTTCGAGTTTCGGCCAGGAACAGAAACGGGGTCAATGACTTGGATGTTCCAGTTCTGGTGGAGCCCATTAATGATCCTCCATATGTTAACGTTCCTGAATTCATCATATTGAAGAGCACTAGGGATGAATCTTTGTTGTTTAACAAAGAAACAGATAAGTTTCAGTTTTCTATTGGAGATCCAGATCTTCTTAACTTCCCCG GAGGTGAGTCTGGCTTTCTACTCACATTTTCAGTGGAAGTCAGTGATGGGTTTTTACTAGCAACTCTACCAGCTGCTCTTATCGATTCGACTGAACTGAAGCTGAAGAGTACTTATCAGTGGCAACCTCTTCAGACATATGTTACTATCTCAAAGCATTTTAAGGTCAAAGCTATAGGAATAAGATTCCGAGCATCACTGAATGATTGCAACACTGTCATGGAACAACTGGCCTACCAT GGTGGAGAACATGGTGCTGCTATAACAGTGAAAATAAGTGATTTGGGCCACTATGGATGTTATCTAGATTGTGCTGAAAGGGTATCGAAGCCTTTGTGCGCTGAGGCCACTGTAAACCTAATTAGAGGAAGGCCAATGAGCTCATTGCTAGTTCGCA CCCTTGGATCAGCTATATTCATTGAATTCCTTTCGTTACTTTCACTTGGATCGGTGTTTCTCTTCTTCACATGCAAATGTGCAATTCTTCTTGTCAACGAGAAAAGGCGGCAGAACCCCAGAAATTCCGAGCCGTCTAGAGTGCAAAGTTCCCAGCAAGAAACT TTAAGTGCAAATTCAACAGAGGATGCGATTCACTTCACAGGGTGTTGTTGCTCAAGCGCCCTTCCTACAAAGCTGCCACTTTCCACCTAG
- the LOC18603541 gene encoding RING-H2 finger protein ATL2 yields the protein MSENQDIARRVPTETSSSYALSGKIMLSAIVVLFFVVILMFTLHLYARWYLLRARRRQSRNPRRHSRRTQLVFYVDPNANAVPAASRGLDARVLKSLPVFTFSSKTHPDSALECAVCLSEFEENESGRVLPKCNHSFHLECIDMWFHSHSTCPLCRTPVEESVPVSDNPGDLVLTINEPSGGGSGSNQSSELCSTCQHEEGQAGTSAVGAGRKLSIEVPRRNTEGFEGESSGCDSGPSQSYKSPMSRMLSFTRMLSRDRRGSGASPCPSPMNAGSCGSITVPESDIERGGEETRQTQGGLGACMTQ from the coding sequence ATGAGCGAAAACCAAGATATAGCCAGGAGGGTCCCAACCGAAACCAGCAGCAGCTATGCCTTGAGCGGCAAGATCATGCTCAGCGCAATCGTCGTTTTGTTCTTCGTGGTAATCCTCATGTTCACCCTCCATCTCTACGCCCGCTGGTACCTTCTCCGCGCCCGCCGTCGCCAGTCCCGTAACCCCCGCCGTCATTCGCGGAGAACGCAGCTAGTCTTCTACGTTGACCCCAACGCTAATGCGGTCCCCGCCGCCTCGCGCGGTCTCGATGCGCGCGTGCTCAAGTCGCTCCCGGTTTTCACTTTCTCCTCCAAGACGCACCCGGACTCCGCGCTCGAGTGCGCCGTTTGTTTGTCCGAATTCGAGGAAAACGAATCGGGTCGGGTCTTGCCCAAGTGCAACCATAGCTTCCATTTAGAGTGTATAGATATGTGGTTTCACTCTCACTCCACGTGTCCCCTTTGTCGTACCCCCGTTGAGGAGTCCGTACCCGTATCTGACAACCCGGGAGATTTAGTTTTAACGATTAATGAGCCGTCGGGAGGAGGATCGGGATCAAATCAGAGCTCGGAATTGTGTTCCACGTGTCAGCACGAGGAGGGGCAGGCGGGTACATCGGCCGTCGGTGCCGGGAGGAAGTTGTCGATTGAGGTTCCCAGAAGGAACACTGAAGGTTTCGAAGGTGAGTCAAGTGGATGTGACTCAGGGCCGAGTCAATCTTATAAATCCCCGATGAGTCGAATGTTGTCGTTTACGAGGATGCTGAGTAGAGACAGGAGAGGGAGTGGGGCAAGTCCTTGTCCTTCGCCGATGAACGCGGGGAGTTGTGGATCAATAACTGTTCCCGAGTCGGACATCGAGCGAGGCGGCGAGGAGACACGGCAAACTCAGGGCGGACTCGGGGCGTGTATGACTCAGTAA
- the LOC18603538 gene encoding bifunctional epoxide hydrolase 2, producing the protein MRTIRAIAGARSLYPRAVLLNTKSYFSAARSASVSIPGVNATVVKRTYFPFYFSLGSRSYTSRPGYPREGNVEMEEIEHRIVNVNGINMHVAEKGKGPVILFLHGFPELWYSWRHQITAFASLGYQAVAPDLRGYGDTDAPDAASSYTVLNVVGDLVALLDVVAPEQDKVFVVGHDWGALIAWWLCLFRPDRVKALVNMSVVFSPRNPKRKPLESLRAFYGDDYYICRFQAPGEIEAEFAELGFERVLKGFLTYRNPGPLLLPEGKYFGQPDTPISLPPNWLSEEDVKYYISQYEKKGFTGGLNYYRNIDLNWELTAPWTGSQVKVPVKFIVGDQDLTYNAPGTKVYLQKGGLKRDVPFLEQVVVMEGVAHFLHEEKPDEINKHIHDFFQKF; encoded by the exons ATGAGAACGATCAGGGCAATAGCTGGTGCTAGGTCTCTTTACCCCCGTGCTGTACTTCTGAACACCAAATCCTACTTCTCTGCCGCAAGGAGTGCAAGTGTGTCTATACCAGGCGTGAACGCAACTGTTGTTAAGCGTACTTATTTTCCATTTTACTTCAGCTTGGGGTCAAGATCTTATACAAGCAGGCCAGGTTATCCGAGAGAGGGAAACGTAGAAATGGAGGAGATAGAGCATAGGATAGTCAATGTGAATGGCATAAACATGCACGTAGCGGAGAAAGGGAAAGGCCCCGTGATTCTCTTCCTCCATGGGTTCCCAGAGCTGTGGTACTCCTGGCGCCACCAGATCACTGCTTTTGCCTCGCTAGGCTACCAGGCGGTGGCTCCTGATCTCCGTGGATATGGGGACACGGATGCACCGGATGCGGCCTCCAGCTACACCGTTCTGAACGTGGTGGGGGATCTCGTTGCTCTCCTGGACGTTGTTGCCCCGGAGCAGGACAAGGTTTTTGTTGTGGGTCATGATTGGGGTGCGCTCATCGCTTGGTGGTTGTGCTTGTTTAGACCAGACAGGGTTAAGGCTTTGGTTAACATGAGCGTTGTGTTCAGTCCGAGGAACCCTAAGCGGAAACCTCTCGAAAGTCTCAGAGCTTTCTATGGTGATGATTACTACATCTGCAGATTTCAG GCGCCTGGAGAAATAGAGGCTGAGTTTGCCGAGCTAGGATTTGAGAGAGTTCTGAAGGGATTCCTAACATACCGTAACCCAGGTCCCCTCCTTCTACCAGAAGGCAAATATTTTGGACAACCAGACACTCCAATTAGCTTGCCCCCTAACTGGTTATCGGAGGAAGATGTTAAGTATTACATCAGCCAATATGAGAAGAAAGGCTTCACGGGAGGATTGAACTATTACCGAAACATAGACTT AAACTGGGAACTTACAGCACCCTGGACGGGGAGTCAAGTAAAAGTGCCAGTTAAGTTCATCGTCGGCGACCAGGATCTGACCTATAATGCTCCTGGAACCAAGGTCTATCTACAGAAGGGGGGTCTGAAGAGAGATGTTCCATTTTTGGAGCAAGTGGTTGTAATGGAAGGAGTAGCACACTTTCTCCATGAAGAAAAACCTGATGAGATCAATAAACACATACATGACTTCTTCCAGAAGTTCTAA
- the LOC18603542 gene encoding condensin-2 complex subunit H2 encodes MTSNQNDGQFGGGEFGKVHRVQPERDLEANWEVDLAKKLEDYLLKICSGEITGSQSDDGYSSVNFAEAALLLQGSVQVYSRKVEYLYNLVLHALEFLSQKRQHDQPEGASVEPEQGASKASSDEDNDQFWGLDDIPVEAKICLDSSANKDTLLNHFVKPPANLVVLEGDCLDTSGDGSELESYLLATNDLYQDFILLDPCDAIAVDNYLKGDEAGKGEYGTYRGSSRRKSFQSPTRRSGGTAHKSSLGKNKNANVNQSPRVDCDFGVNDCNTGPDPPDDDNFGNVDHGFDMDDRYSGPRDLLDSDDDDNDPWKPLNPHEPGNLKVRPFKKVKASKRIGVNSTKSIPITTLFPLARLHGPISPELTEMWERQQSAFERQRESTSPPLYEKLRQSLSGRGNGAADAFANLEDNNEDNGYHGENADFDVPENMSMDEDLPFHNEKHEDFGTNEMFDHGDPYSQASLEDLCRSHLDALLASIAENEKQTELAARVSSWKQKIEHNLEEQDSHPPFDIHEYGERILDKLSLEADNGNVMPFTDVVKGQEKHDVARSFSALLQLVNNGDVDLDRSGVYSESVCYSAVNPFHVRLHKHDKRRVETQLRMSKKRGKSPLRKEPTRGDRNKSSPEKSPPVKSDSDYGSKKLSSQPNCKLSVKLGKFGVVRCTPEGKRRRRSRLVEPVDLHSAG; translated from the exons ATGACTAGCAACCAAAACGACGGACAGTTCGGAGGTGGTGAGTTTGGAAAGGTCCACAGGGTCCAGCCGGAGCGTGACTTGGAAGCCAATTGGGAAGTCGATCTCGCCAAAAAACTTGAAGACTATCTCTTGAAGATTTGCTCCGGTGAAATTACTGGCTCCCAAAGCGATGACGGATATAGCTCCGTGAATTTCGCTGAAG CTGCGTTGCTGCTTCAGGGTTCGGTTCAAGTGTATAGCCGGAAAGTAGAGTATCTATACAACTTGGTCTTGCATGCTTTGGAGTTTCTTTCTCAGAAGAG GCAGCACGATCAACCGGAAGGCGCATCAGTCGAGCCTGAGCAAGGTGCTTCTAAGGCTTCTTCAGATGAAGACAATGATCAATTTTGGGGCTTAGATGACATCCCAG TGGAAGCAAAGATTTGCTTAGATAGTTCAGCCAACAAAGACACTTTGTTGAATCACTTTGTAAAGCCCCCGGCAAATTTAGTTGTTCTTGAAGGTGATTGCTTGGACACTTCTGGTGATGGCAGCGAATTAGAGTCCTATCTG TTGGCAACAAATGATCTCTACCAGGATTTTATTCTATTAGATCCTTGTGATGCAATAGCGGTTGACAATTATTTGAAGGGTGATGAAGCTGGTAAAGGAGAATATGGCACTTATAGGGGTAGTTCAAGGCGCAAGAGCTTTCAGTCTCCCACAAGACGTTCAGGGGGGACTGCACATAAATCATCTCTTGGAAAGAACAAGAATGCTAATGTTAATCAATCTCCTAGGGTTGATTGCGACTTTGGTGTTAATGACTGTAATACAGGGCCTGATCCTCCTGACGATGATAATTTTGGAAATGTAGATCATGGATTTGATATGGATGATAGGTATTCAGGCCCTAGAGACTTACTTGATTCAGATGATGATGACAATGATCCATGGAAACCTCTGAATCCCCATGAACCTGGAAACTTGAAAGTGAGGCCTTTCAAAAAGg TAAAAGCTTCCAAAAGGATTGGGGTAAATTCTACGAAGAGTATTCCTATAACTACTCTGTTTCCACTTGCTAGATTGCATGGTCCCATTAGTCCAGAACTAACAGAGATGTGGGAGAGGCAGCAGAGTGCCTTTGAAAGACAGAGGGAGTCTACGTCTCCTCCATTATATGAAAAG CTTCGGCAATCACTATCTGGTCGGGGAAATGGAGCTGCGGATGCTTTTGCTAATTTGGAAGACAACAATGAAGACAATGGATATCATGGTGAGAATGCTGATTTTGATGTGCCAGAGAATATGTCTATGGATGAAGACTTACCTTTTCACAATGAGAAG CATGAGGATTTCGGAACCAATGAAATGTTTGACCATGGGGATCCATATTCTCAGGCAAGCCTGGAAGATCTCTGTCGCTCTCACCTA GATGCTCTCCTTGCCAGCATAGCTGAAAACGAGAAGCAAACTGAATTGGCTGCTCGAGTCTCATCATGGAAGCAGAAAATTGAGCATAACTTGGAAGAGCAG GATTCACATCCTCCATTTGATATTCACGAGTATGGTGAAAGAATTCTTGACAAACTATCACTTGAAGCTGACAATGGAAATGTCATGCCATTCACTGATGTTGTTAAGGGCCAAGAAAAGCATGATGTTGCTCGATCCTTTTCTGCACTGCTCCAATTG GTGAATAATGGAGATGTTGATTTAGATAGAAGTGGAGTTTATAGTGAGTCTGTCTGTTATTCGGCTGTAAACCCATTCCATGTTCGGCTCCACAAGCATGACAAGAGAAGGGTGGAAACTCAACTTCGAATGTCCAAAAAGAGAGGTAAATCACCCTTGAGAAAAGAACCTACAAGGGGTGACAGGAATAAATCTTCACCAGAGAAATCTCCACCTGTCAAGTCAGATTCAGATTACGGATCAAAAAAATTGTCATCACAGCCAAATTGCAAACTTTCTGTGAAGCTTGGAAAGTTTGGTGTTGTAAGGTGCACTCCTGAAGGCAAGAGGAGACGAAGATCTCGTTTAGTTGAACCTGTCGACTTACACTCTGCAGGGTGA
- the LOC18603543 gene encoding probable pectinesterase/pectinesterase inhibitor 21 produces the protein MGKKVAIISVCSVFLVAMVVAVAVGVSRSHGGRGNGGGATPTGEISTSTKAIKAICQPTDYRETCEKSLSSANTTDPKELIKIGFQAAISEIKKVIANSSTVKEVAKDPMARQALENCHELMDYAIDDLKNSFNQLGEFDFSKLDEYIENLKIWLGGAITYQQTCLDGFMNTTGEAGKKMQALLKTSQELTSNGLAMVSEISSILGNLNIQNIGEISTGQRRLFAENGFPMWVSSEQRSRIRQTPATIKPNVVVAKDGSGKYTSINEALQEVPKDNPTTFVIYIKAGVYKEQVIVTKSMTNVMFIGDGRTKTKITGDLNYADGTGTFRTATVGVVGDGFIAKDIGFENTAGAIKHQAVALRVQSDQSIFYNCQMDGYQDTLYAHSHRQFYRDCTISGTIDFIFGDSATVLQNCKIIVRKPLENQQCIVTAQGRIERREVSALVLQNCTISGDPEYLPVKDKNKAYLGRPWKEFSRTLIMQSQIDDIIAPEGWLPWNGDFALNTLWYAEFGNRGPGAVQTHRVTWRGIKKINAAIARRFTPGVFLRGDDWIPKAGVPYTPGLIRGL, from the exons ATGGGAAAGAAGGTTGCTATCATCAGCGTTTGCTCTGTGTTCCTGGTGGCCATGGTGGTTGCTGTGGCAGTTGGTGTTAGCCGCAGCCACGGTGGAAGAGGTAACGGTGGTGGTGCAACTCCTACAGGTGAGATATCGACTTCTACCAAGGCGATCAAAGCCATTTGCCAACCCACTGATTACAGAGAAACATGTGAGAAAAGCCTCTCATCTGCCAACACCACTGATCCCAAGGAGCTTATCAAGATTGGCTTCCAAGCCGCTATCTCTGAGATTAAGAAAGTAATCGCCAACTCATCCACCGTGAAAGAGGTAGCCAAGGACCCAATGGCCCGTCAGGCTCTTGAGAATTGCCATGAGCTCATGGACTATGCCATTGATGATCTTAAGAACTCTTTCAATCAACTGGGGGAATTCGACTTCAGCAAACTCGATGAGTATATCGAAAACCTCAAGATTTGGCTCGGTGGAGCCATCACATACCAACAAACTTGCTTGGATGGATTCATGAACACAACCGGTGAAGCTGGAAAAAAGATGCAGGCACTTTTGAAGACTTCTCAGGAGCTCACTAGCAATGGTTTGGCCATGGTTTCCGAGATTTCTTCAATCCTCGGCAACCTCAACATTCAAAACATCGGCGAAATCAGCACTGGCCAACGTAGGCTCTTTGCTGAGAATGGTTTCCCTATGTGGGTCAGCTCAGAGCAGCGCTCCCGCATTCGGCAAACTCCTGCCACCATTAAGCCTAATGTTGTCGTTGCCAAAGACGGAAGTGGCAAATACACCAGCATCAACGAGGCCCTGCAAGAGGTCCCCAAGGACAATCCCACCACATTTGTCATATACATTAAGGCTGGAGTTTACAAGGAGCAAGTGATCGTCACCAAGAGCATGACCAATGTTATGTTCATTGGAGATGGCCGCACCAAGACCAAGATCACCGGTGACTTGAACTACGCTGATGGAACTGGCACATTCAGGACTGCAACAGTTG GTGTGGTCGGTGATGGATTCATAGCCAAGGACATTGGATTCGAGAACACTGCTGGAGCAATCAAGCACCAAGCTGTAGCACTTCGTGTGCAGAGCGATCAATCCATCTTCTACAACTGCCAGATGGATGGTTACCAAGACACCCTCTACGCCCACAGCCACCGTCAATTCTACAGGGACTGCACCATCTCTGGAACCATTGACTTCATCTTCGGCGATTCCGCTACCGTCTTGCAGAACTGCAAAATCATCGTCAGGAAGCCACTGGAGAACCAACAATGCATCGTCACCGCCCAAGGAAGGATCGAACGTCGTGAGGTCTCCGCCCTTGTTCTCCAGAACTGCACCATCTCTGGCGACCCAGAGTACCTCCCTGTGAAGGACAAGAACAAGGCATACCTCGGCCGCCCATGGAAGGAGTTCTCCAGGACCCTCATCATGCAATCTCAGATCGATGACATCATTGCCCCAGAGGGATGGTTGCCCTGGAACGGTGACTTCGCTCTCAACACTTTGTGGTACGCTGAGTTCGGCAACAGGGGCCCTGGTGCAGTTCAGACCCACAGGGTTACCTGGAGGGGCATCAAGAAGATCAATGCAGCTATAGCTCGGAGGTTCACCCCTGGCGTGTTCTTGCGCGGTGACGACTGGATCCCCAAGGCCGGTGTTCCTTACACTCCTGGCTTGATTCGTGGACTGTag
- the LOC18603537 gene encoding acylpyruvase FAHD1, mitochondrial, which translates to MAASASLQNLLKVGTKIVAVGRNYAAHAKELGNAVPKEPVLFLKPTSSYLENGGTIEVPHPLNSLDHEVELAVVIGQKARDVPEKTAMNYVGGYALALDMTAREIQSVAKSAGLPWTVAKGQDTFTPISSVLSMSMVPDPDNLELWLKVDGETRQKGSTKDMIFKIPYLISHISSIMTLCEGDVILTGTPQGVGPVKVGQKISAGITGLVDVHFDVGKRQKPGNC; encoded by the exons ATGGCGGCCTCAGCATCGTTACAGAATCTCCTGAAAGTCGGGACTAAAATCGTCGCCGTTGGCCGCAACTACGCAGCTCATGCCAAAGAACTCGGGAACGCCGTGCCCAAG GAGccggttttgtttttaaagcCGACATCTTCGTATTTGGAAAATGGAGGGACAATCGAGGTTCCGCACCCTTTGAATTCCTTGGATCATGAAGTTGAGCTTGCTGTCGTGATCGGACAAAAGGCTCGGGATGTGCCTGAAAAGACTGCCATGAATTATGTTGGGG GCTATGCTTTAGCACTGGATATGACTGCAAGGGAAATCCAATCTGTTGCAAAG TCTGCAGGTCTTCCGTGGACAGTTGCTAAAGGGCAGGACACCTTTACACCTATCAGTTCTGTT TTGTCGATGTCTATGGTGCCTGACCCTGACAACTTGGAGCTGTGGTTAAAG GTAGATGGAGAAACACGACAAAAGGGTTCCACCAAGGATATGATTTTTAAGATTCCTTACCTCATTAGCCACATAAGTTCCATTATGACACTTTGTGAAGGAGATGTCATATTAACAG gCACTCCTCAAGGTGTTGGCCCTGTAAAAGTAGGCCAGAAGATAAGTGCTGGGATAACAGGCCTTGTAgatgttcactttgatgttgGAAAACGCCAAAAGCCAGGAAACTGTTGA
- the LOC18603540 gene encoding uncharacterized protein LOC18603540, which produces MSNKSPIFPMPEPQHFSDYGFDPQMDYFQVLEEARKHKRETSRSIDSLHFKLQKPISKDEHSKKTHKAKKKKRWWKNALLFFKWKKWTPHGNNHRDNLDLDLDLEPDVHRARARAFRASISGPVYITESRSGSSTPYRTTSRPSSGPLAGTLTPTRKGDVAIPYLSLRELNMEQYHRVSTSAMPIYLVT; this is translated from the exons ATGTCAAACAAGTCCCCAATCTTTCCAATGCCTGAGCCTCAGCACTTCAGTGACTATGGCTTTGACCCCCAAATGGACTATTTTCAG GTTTTGGAAGAAGCAAGGAAGCACAAGAGGGAAACATCAAGATCCATAGACTCTCTACATTTCAAGCTCCAAAAGCCCATCTCGAAAGACGAGCATTCCAAGAAAACCCACAAGGCTAAAAAGAAGAAACGTTGGTGGAAAAATGCCCTGCTGTTCTTCAAGTGGAAGAAATGGACTCCACATGGCAATAACCACCGTGACAATCTTGATCTAGATCTTGATCTTGAACCTGATGTCCATCGTGCAAGGGCTAGAGCTTTCAGGGCTTCAATTTCAGGACCTGTTTACATAACCGAGAGCAGGAGCGGTTCCAGCACTCCTTACAGAACCACGAGCCGCCCATCTTCGGGTCCCCTGGCTGGAACTTTGACTCCTACAAGAAAAGGAGACGTGGCAATTCCTTATCTGAGTCTCAGGGAACTGAACATGGAGCAGTACCACAGGGTTTCTACCTCTGCCATGCCCATATATTTGGTCACTTAA